The sequence AAGACGCACTTGAGGCGGTGAGGGCGGGCGCGGACGCGGTGGGGCTCATCCTCACGCCACGAAGCCCCCGGGCCGTCTCCCCCGACCAGGCCCGTGCCCTGGCCTATCTTGCACGAGCCGAAGCGGCGGCGCTTGGCCGCAAGGTGCGCGTGGTAGGGGTGTTCAGCGGCGAAGACGGCGGCATGATCCTCACCCTCGCCCGGCTGGCCGGCGTTGACACCGTGCAGCTTCACGGAGGAGAGCCGGAGCCGGTACGGCTGCATCTCGAAGCGGCCGGCTTCCGGACGGTGCGGACCCTGTGGCCCTCGGGCTCTCGGCCCGGCGAGCCCGGCGATGCGGGTGCAGGTGCGGGCCTCCTTGACTTCGCGGCCCGGCCGTTGCCGTGGGCCGTCCTGCTGGACAGCCGAAGTGGCGCTTCCGCTGACGGCACCGGGGCAAGTGCGAAGGCCCTGGTGGGCGGCACCGGTGTGAGGCTGGCCCAACCGGTTGCCTCACAGTGGGCGGCCTGGCTGCGCGCGCGGCAATTGCGGGTCATCCTGGCCGGCGGGCTGCGTCCCGCCAACGTGCAGGCGGCCCTGAGTTCCATCCGGCCCTGGGGGGTCGATGTGAGCTCGGGAGTGGAGGAGCCCGGCCGGCCCGGTGTCAAGGAACCGCAGGCCATCCGGGCGTTCGTTCAGGCCGTCCGAGAATGGGAGGTTCGGGATGGGTAGGCGTTCGAACGGGGGAGAACAACCAACCTGGACTCCGGTACCGCCAGCTGACGGGGTTCCTGATGCGAGGGGCTACTTCGGCAGCTTCGGCGGCCGCTTCGTTCCCGAGACGCTGATGGAGGCCCTGGAGGCGCTGGAGCGGGCTTACCGGGAGGCGCGGGAAGACCCGGGGTTTTGGGCTGAACTGGGCGAGCTCCAGGCCAGTTACACGGGCCGCCCCACACCGCTTTATTTCGCCGAACGCCTCACGGAGCACGCCGGCGGCGCCCGGCTGTACCTGAAGCGGGAGGACCTGGCCCACACCGGCGCGCACAAGATCAACAATGCGCTGGGGCAGGCGCTGCTCGCGCGGCGTATGGGGAAGGGGCGGCTTATCGCCGAGACGGGCGCCGGCCAACACGGGGTCGCTACGGCCACGGCCGCCGCACGCCTGGGGCTTTCGTGCACGGTGTTCATGGGCGCTGCGGACATGGAGCGCCAGCGGCTGAACGTGGTGCGGATGGAGCTGCTGGGCGCCGAGGTGCGGCCGGTTCGCATCGGCAGCGCCACGCTGAAGGAGGCGGTGGACGAAGCCTTGAGGGAGTGGGTCGCCACCCTCAACGACTCCCATTACGTCCTTGGCTCAGCGGTCGGGCCCCACCCGTATCCCTTGATGGTCGGGGATTTCCAGTCCATCATCGGACAGGAGGCGCGCCGGCA comes from Bacillota bacterium and encodes:
- the trpB gene encoding tryptophan synthase subunit beta is translated as MGRRSNGGEQPTWTPVPPADGVPDARGYFGSFGGRFVPETLMEALEALERAYREAREDPGFWAELGELQASYTGRPTPLYFAERLTEHAGGARLYLKREDLAHTGAHKINNALGQALLARRMGKGRLIAETGAGQHGVATATAAARLGLSCTVFMGAADMERQRLNVVRMELLGAEVRPVRIGSATLKEAVDEALREWVATLNDSHYVLGSAVGPHPYPLMVGDFQSIIGQEARRQILEAEGRLPDWVVACVGGGSNAIGIFRGFLRDREVRLLGVEAGGRGGGAGKHAATLAYGRLGVLHGSRSLLLQDGDGQVAPTHSISAGLDYPGVGPEHSYLKASGRARYITASDDEALEAFRVLSRTEGILPALESAHAVAVAVQLAGTLDSRAIILVNLSGRGDKDVEVASRHLAARAEERAAEGQA
- a CDS encoding phosphoribosylanthranilate isomerase, with the translated sequence MHVWVKVCGLVRPQDALEAVRAGADAVGLILTPRSPRAVSPDQARALAYLARAEAAALGRKVRVVGVFSGEDGGMILTLARLAGVDTVQLHGGEPEPVRLHLEAAGFRTVRTLWPSGSRPGEPGDAGAGAGLLDFAARPLPWAVLLDSRSGASADGTGASAKALVGGTGVRLAQPVASQWAAWLRARQLRVILAGGLRPANVQAALSSIRPWGVDVSSGVEEPGRPGVKEPQAIRAFVQAVREWEVRDG